The Daucus carota subsp. sativus chromosome 7, DH1 v3.0, whole genome shotgun sequence genome window below encodes:
- the LOC135147831 gene encoding wax ester synthase/diacylglycerol acyltransferase 6-like: MIHALRLYLFQILIHVGDSSDPHEFIREVHKMMDRKKKSSAVYMTSSLIKCVGKFRGPEVAAKLLHSTLKDSSITLSNLIGAVEQMAIQNHPVKGFYFTVAGVPVSIGFAIVSYIGKPRVAIASEKGYIDADKFKSCILEAFYIICKIIADV, from the exons aTGATACATGCCTTGAGGCTGTACCTattccaaattttaattcatgtcGGAGACTCTTCAGATCCTCACGAATTCATAAGGGAAGTACACAAAATGATGGACAGAAAAAAGAAATCATCAGCTGTTTATATGACCTCCAGCTTAATAAAGTGTGTCGGAAAATTTAGAGGCCCTGAG GTTGCAGCTAAGCTTCTTCATAGCACACTGAAGGATTCAAGTATAACACTTTCAAATCTAATTGGAGCAGTGGAACAAATGGCTATACAAAATCATCCTGTTAAAGGCTTCTACTTCACAGTGGCTGGTGTTCCTGTG AGCATTGGTTTTGCGATTGTTAGTTATATAGGGAAGCCGAGGGTTGCAATTGCTTCAGAGAAAGGCTACATCGATGCAGATAAATTCAAGTCTTGCATTCTTGAGGCTTTCTATatcatctgtaaaattattgcTGATGTCTAA